The nucleotide window ACCAGCATCCGCTCCGCGTTGCGCGGGTGGATGAAGCCTTCTTCGCGCGCGTGCGCGACGAAATCGATCAGCCGGTCGTAGAAGCCATCGACGTTGAACAGCGCGATCGGCTTGTCGTGGATGCCCAGCTGCGACCAGGTCAGCATCTCGAACAGTTCTTCCAGCGTGCCCAGCCCGCCGGGCATGGCGATGAAGCCGTCGGACAGCTGGGCCATCATGGCCTTGCGCTCGTGCATGTCCTTGACGATGAATTGCCGCGTCAGCCCCGTGTGGCCCACTTCGCGCTCGACCAGCGCGGTGGGGATCACGCCCGTCACCTCGCCACCCAGGCGCAGCACTTCGTCGGCGATCACGCCCATCAGCCCCACGTTGCCGCCGCCATAGACCAGCGCCAGGTTGGCATCGACCAGCGCGGCCGCCAGGGCACGCGCGCGTTCCGCATACAGCGGGCTGGCGCCGGCATTGGCGCCACAGTACACACAGACAGATTTCACTTGTTCAGTTTCTTGAGGTAGTCGTCGGACAGTTTCTGGAAGCGCGCCAGCGTTTCGCCGCGCAGGTAGGGTTCGACCTGGATCAGCACCTGGTAGCAGCCGCGCGCCAGCGCATCGGCCATCGACTGCTGCTCGGTGTACTTGCGCGGATTGCGCACGTATTCATACGACAGCCAGTAGGTGGCCACCACCACCATATTGGTTGCCATCGCATCGATCTTCACATCGTTCGCTTCCAGCGCCCCTTCGCTGCGCAAGTCTTCGCACAGCTGCCTGGCCACCTTGATCTTGTGCGCCAGGATCTGCTTGAAGTGCAGTTCCAGCTTGCGGTTGCGCGACAGCAGGTCGTTCAGGTCGCGGTAGAAGAAGCGGTAGCGCCAGATCAGCTCGAACATCAGGTGCAGGTACTGCCACACGTCTTCGATGTTCGAGCGGCGCCCGGCCGGTACGTGGAGGATGCGTTCGATTTCCTGCTCGAACTGGACGAAGATCGAGTTGACGATGTCGTCCTTGTTGCGGAAGTGGTAGTACAGGTTACCCGGGGAGATGCTCAGTTCTTCGGCGATCACGGTCGTGGTGATGTTCGGTTCGCCGAATTCGTTGAACAGGCGCAGCGACAATTCCTGGATGCGTTCGCGTGTTCTTCTGGGAGCTTTCTGTAACATGGCCGGAGGTGCTGTTGTTTTGGTCGCCAGCATAACACCGATGGCACGGCCGTGCGGAGTTGTCCCGGCCGCGCGGGCCGCGGCGGGCCAGCGGAGCGCTAGCGGTCCTTCTTCAGCTTGCCCACCTGGGCCCGCAAGCCATCGACCTGCTGCTTCAGCGCCTCCACTTCCTGCCGCAGCGGCGCGGTGGCGGAGATCACGGCGCGCTGCACCTGCTCTTCCATCGCCCGGTCGCGCAACTGCCGCTTCGGCGACGCGGCCGATTCATGCCGCACGGCGGCGCGCAGGGTTTCGGCGCGTTCGCGGCGCGCCGCGAAGTCTTCGAGGCCGGCCTGCCAGATTGCCTGGATGCGTTTTTTCACCATGATGTGCTCTCCTAAGCCGCCTGGGCCCTCCTCGACTGCGAGTACAGCCGGAACCCCTCGCGGATGTTTTCGCGCAATACCGCGCCCTTCCAAGGCTTGGTGTAGAAGCGGTCGATCGCGCCCTGGTTGATGGCGGCCATGATGGGCGTCAGGTCCGCGTAGGCCGACAGCATGATGCGGAAGGTATCGGGCGCCAGGTTCTTGACCCGCTGCATGAACTCGGTGCCGCTCATCGTCGGCATGCACTGGTCGCACAGGATCACCTGCACGTTGTGGCGCGCCAGGATGTCGAAGCCTTCCAGCGCCGTTTGCGCCGTGAGGATCCGGTAGCCGTCCTGGGCCAGGAAGTCCGACAGCACGTCGAGCATGAAGGCGTCGTCGTCGACGATCAGCAGGGTCGGCTTGCCATCGTCGGGCACTTCGTCGGCCGGCGCGGCCAGGTGGCGCTTCTCGCGCAGCATCAGTTCGAAATCGTCGGCCGGCACTGGCCGCGAAAAGAAATAGCCCTGCATCTCGTCGCAGTCGTGCCGGCGCAGGTAGGCCAGCTGGGCGTCCTTTTCCACGCCTTCGGCGATCACCTTCAGCTTCATGCTGTGCGCCATGTTGATGATGGCCAGCACGATCGCCGCGTCGTCCGGGTTCGAGGTCACTTCGCGCACGAAGGCGATGTCGATCTTCAGCTTGTCGATCGGGAAGCGCTTCAGGTAGGCCAGCGACGAATAGCCGGTGCCGAAGTCGTCGATCGAGATCTTGATGCCCAGTTCCTTCAGGTTCTGCAGCATCGTGATGGTTTCCTCGGCATTGCTCATCAGCGAGCTTTCCGTCAGCTCCAGCTCGAGCAGCTCGGGCGGGATATCGTGCTCGCGCAGCGCGCGCAGGACTTCTTCCTCCAGCCCGCCGACGAAGAACTGGATACCGGACACGTTCACGGAAATCTGCACCGCGCCCGCGCCGCTCTTGATCCAGTGCGCGATCTGGCGGCACGCCTCATCGATCACCCAGGCGCCCACCCGCACGATCAGGCCGGTCTCTTCCAGCAAGGGGATGAACAGGGCCGGCGACACCATGCCGTGGCCGGGCCGGTTCCAGCGAAGCAGCGCCTCGGCGCCGCTGATGCGGCCCGTGCCGATGTCGATCTTCGGCTGGAAATACAGCACGAACTCGCGGTTGTCGATGGCGCGCCGCAGCGCGTTTTCCAGGTCCAGCCGGGCCAGCGACTGGGCGTTCATCTCGGCCGTGAAGAAGCGGTAGGCGTCGCGCCCCGCTTCCTTGGCACGGTACATCGCCGTGTCGGCATACTTGATCAGCGTATCGGCATCCTGCCCGTCGTCCGGGTAGACCGAAATGCCGATCGAGGCGGTGACGGTGACTTCATGCCCCTGCAGGTCGAACGGCTTGCGCATGGCTTCGCGCAGCTTCTCGAGCACGGGCAGCGCGCCCTGCACCCCTTCCGGCAGCATCAGGATGGCGGCGAACTCGTCGCCGCCGAAGCGGCCGATCGTATCGCGCACGCGCAGGCAGTCGACCAGGCGGCTGGAGAACTGCTTCAGCAGTTCGTCGCCGATCGTGTGGCCCAGCGTATCGTTGATGTTCTTGAAACGGTCCATGTCGAGGAACAGCACGGCCAGCGCCCAGCGGTGCTCGGCGGCCTGCTTCAGCGAATGGGTCAGCGATTCATACAGCTGGCTGCGGTTCGGCAAGTTCGTCAGCGTGTCGAAATGGGCCAGTTTCAGCAGGCGGCGTTCGGCTTCCTTGCGTTCCGTGATGTCGCGCGCCACGGCCACCAGGATCCAGTTCTGCCCGGAGCGCAGCGTGCGGCGCTGCACCTCGACCGACATCAGCGAGCCGTCGCGCCGGTGCAGCATCAGTTCGGCCATGGCGCCGCCCTGGTCGCCGGCCAGCAGCTTGTCGTACAGGTCGATCAGCTGCATCGGCGCGCTGCCCCGCTCGCGCTGGCCCACCAGCAGGAAATCCTCGCGCTCGAAACCCAGCATGCGGCACGCGGTCACGTTGACGTCGACGAAGCAGGTATTGGCGCGGTCGACCAGGAAGATCGCGTCCGCCGTGGCATCCATCGCCAGGCGGAAGCGGCGCAGGTCTTCGGTGAGCCGGTTGCGCGCCGCCATGTCCTGCTGCAGCTGCGCGTGGCTGCGGCGCACTTCCTCGTACAGCTGCAGATTTTCATACGACACGGCGATCTGCGCGGCGACGGTGACGGCGATGCGTTCATCGACTTCGGAGAAGCCGTCGTCGCCCAGCTTGTCCGCCAGGTACAGCCAGCCATGCACGCGCGTGCCGGACGCGATCGGCACACCCAGGAAGGAATGCACGGCCGGGTGACCTTCCGGCAGGCCCAGGTGCGCCGGGTCGCCCGGCAGCGCGTGCTGGCGCACCGGCTGGCGTTCCTGCAGGATGCGGTTGAGGATGCCGGCCTTCGGCGTGGCGCACACCGCCTGGGCGCCCTCGGCGGTACCGCAGTGGCTGAACCAGCCCAGCCCGCCGCCTTCGCCCTCGCCCTCGCTATTGAGCACGCCGATGCAGGCGTATTTCGCCACGCAGATGTTTTGCGCGACCTTGCAGCCGATATCGACCAGCGCCTGCGGCTCGCGCTCGGCGGACAGGTCGATGCCCAGCTCGATCAGCGCCGTCAGCCGCAGGCTCACCGCCTGCAGGCTGGACAGGCTGTTCGACAGCCGCTGCGTCATCGAGCGCAGCCGCTCGGTTTCGCCGTCCGGCGTTTCATGATGGGCCAGTTCGGAAATCACCTGGGTCGACGATTCCACTTCGTCCAGGTACTCGGCCATCTTGTGGCCAATGCCGCCCAGCTTGCTGTCATCGCCCGGCGAATCGCCCAGGCCGGCGGCCAGCCCGGCTGAGAAGTCCGGCACGTCGGCCTGGCCGGCGGGCACGCCCAGGGCTTCCTGCACGGTGGCCATGATCACGTCCGGATCGGAGGGCTTCGGCAGCACCCAGCGCACGCCGCACGACTGTGCCACGGCCACCGCTTCGCGTTCGCGGTAGGTGGCGGTATAGAAGATGATCGGCACGTTGGCCGTTTCCGGATTGTCGCGCACGCGGGCCACGAATTCGTAGCCATCCATGTTCGGCATCAGGATGTCGGAGATGATCAGGTCGGGCCGGTCGCGCTCCATCAGCCTGAGCGCTTCGATGCCGCTGGCCGCCTCCATCAGGCGGTGGCCGGAAAAGCCCAGCAGGGTCATCAGGAACTGCCGGTTCAGCACATGATCGTCGACGATCAGGATCGTTGCGATGTCGTCTGTTTTACGGGGCGACATCTCCCCTGGCAAAAAAGATTCGAGTTGCGTGACGAAACTGTCCGGCTCGATCGGCTTGCCGATGTAGCCGTCGAACCCGGCACCGAGCAGGCGTTCGCGGTCACCCACCATGGCCAGCGCGGTGACCGCCAGTGCGGGAATGCGCCGGGTGGCCGGATCGGCCTTCAGCGTGGAGACGACGCCATAACCGTCGAGCTTGGGCAGGTGCACGTCGCAGATGATCAGGTCCGGCAGCTCGCGCCGCGCCGCCGCCACGCCTTCTTCGCCGTCGCTCGCGGTGAGCGGCGTGTAGCCGAAGGCGCGCAGCAGGTACACCATCAACTCCATGTTGGTGGGATTGTCTTCGATGATGAGGATGCGTGCAGACACGTGTCCCTCCCTCTTGTTTTACATTGTAGTTGCCGGGCAGCAGCCCTCCCCGTCCTGTCAGTATCCCTTATTCCGTACGGACGCGATGCACGGCAGGCGTGCCCGTCCCGCCTTGGCGGTTATTGTCCCGACATAAGTAAGTATTGCCGTAAGTCAACAGATTGTAGCGGGGGAAAGCGGCCGCGTCAAAGGGCCGGCGGTGAGAATTTCATCGAGGATGCGACACAGCACGCGCGGATCGCTGCCCAGCGCCACGTGGCCGATGCCGCCGAAGGCGATATTCTTCGCGCCCGCCAGGCGGCAGGACGTCTGCGGCGCCACGATATTGTCGTGCCACGACCAGATCGACGTGACCAGCGCGCGGTGCGCCGCGTCGTCCTGGGCCAGCTGCGCCAGCCATTCGGCATCCTGGCGCATCTGCCGCGCGTTGGCGCCGATGCCCAGCGCGGCCAGGCCGGTGCCGTGGTGCGGCGTGCCGACAGTGACGATGCGCGCCACGTACGCCGCGCCGTGGCGGCGCAGCCAGGCGCGCGCCACCAGCCCGCCCATGCTGTGGCCGACGATCACCACGCGCGGCGCGCCGGTGGCGGCGAGCAGCCGCTGCACGGCGCGTTCGACGTGTTCCACGTAATCGTCCAGCGGCGCGGTGACAGGCTCGAGGTCGACGGTATCGTGGCTGATGCGTTCGCACCGCAGCCGGGCGCGCAGGGCCGCCCAGAAGCCGCCGTTGCAGCCATAGCCGTGCACCAGCAGCACGGGCAGCGCCCTGGCCTCGGGGGCGAAGAAGGGGGCGGGCCGGTGGCGCAGCATGGTCCAGGACGAGGTGAGCATCGAGGCGCGGAATTCGCCGCAGAACAGGCACAGCCGGGCCGCCAGGTCGAGCTGGTGCTCGGCCGGCACGTCGCTGGAAAACTTGCGCGCCATGCGGAAATTGTTGGCACTGATCGCGCCGCGTACCAGCACCACCGACAGCAGCGCCAGCAGCAAGGCCAGGTCGAGCGGCACATAGCGCGCGGCGGCATACCAGATCGCCAGCGCCGCCGCGATCTGCACCACCATGATTGCCAGCAGGATGCGGACTACCATTTCATTTCCCCAGCCATTTTTTGCAGCCAATTCGTTAGCCGATTCGCCAGCCATTTCGCCAGCCAATTCGCCAGCCGTGAATGGGACGGCGTACCCGGACGGAAACCGGTAACCGGTAGCAAGCACCGTTGTCAGGCACCGGTATCAAGCACCGTTATCAGGCACCGTTATCAGGCTCCGTTATCAGGCACCATTCTCACGGAAAACGGCGTTCGACACCAGAGTCTCCCGCGCCAGCGGAATTCACTCCTCCGGCTTGCGCCCGTGCGCCATCATCTGCCGGGCGATGCCGCGCAGGATGTTGACTTCTTCCGTCTCCAGGCCGGTGCGGGCGAACAGCCGCTTCAGGCGCGGCATCAGCTTGCGGGGATTGCCCGCGTCGAGGAAGCCGATCGCCACCAGCGCCTGCTCGAGGTGCGCGTACATGCCTTCGATCTGCGCCTGGCTGGCCGCGTCGCCGCAAAAGCCGACCGGCGAGGCGGCCGGTACCGCGCCGTCCAGGGCCGCCATGCGGCACTCGTACAGCAGCACCTGCGCGGCCTGGGCCAGGTTCAGCGACGAATACCCGGGATTGGCGGGGATATTGATCAATACGTTGCAGCGTTCGACGATCTCGTTCGGCAGGCCGAAGCGCTCGTTGCCCAGGATGAGCGCGGGGTACAGCTCGGCAGCCGCGGCCACCTGCACCGCCACTTCGCGCGGCGTGTGCACGGGTGGCGAGAACTCGCGCAGCCGGGCCGACACGGCGGCGGCGAAGTTGATGCCCTCCAGCGCCTCGGCCATCGTGGCGACGATGCGGGCACTGGCCAGCACATCCTGCGCGCCGCTGGCGAAGGCCACGGCTTCCTCGTGCTGCAAGGCGCCCTCGACACGGGGATTGACCAGCACCAGCTCGGCAAAGCCCATCGTCTTCATGGCCCGGGCGACCGAACCGATATTGCCGGGGCGGCTGGTTTCCACCAGCACGACCCTCAGCCGCTGGAAAAGAGACTGCGGAGGCTGCGGAGGCTGCGAAGGCGGCGTGCTCAGTGTTATTTCCTGCGGCATCATTTAGAATAGCGGTTTTCGCGAAACGGAAGATTTTACAACGCCCGGGGTTTGCGCCGCGTTTTGCCGCCATCGGCGCGATGTTTGCCGATGTGCGCAACGTGGTCTGCTTCGTTGTTGTGCCTTTCGTTTTGCGCCGCTCTTTTAATTCGCTCCTGTTCACACAGCCACCGCCGCGCAGGCATCCGACTGCCATGGCGGCCTGTCATTTTTCTACGGAATTGCCATGCATCCAATGCTCAACACGGCCGTGAAGGCCGCGCGCCGCGCCGCCGCCGTCATCAACCGCGCTTCGTTCGACCTCGACCGGGTCAGCTTCGCCGAAAAGAATCCGAACGATTTCGTCACCGACGTGGATCGCGCCGCCGAGGAGGCCGTCATCGAGGTGCTGCAGAAGGCCTACCCTTCCCACGCCTTCCTGGGCGAGGAATCGGGCACCACCGGCAATGTGAACGACGAGAGCGAATTCGTGTGGATCATCGATCCACTGGACGGCACCACCAACTTCATCCATGGTTTTCCCCAGTACGCGGTATCGATCGCGCTGCAGCAGCGCGGCGTGATCACGCTGGGCGTCGTCTACGATCCGGTGCGCAACGAACTGTTCACGGCTGAAAAAGGCGCCGGCGCGTTCCTGAACGACAAGCGTATCCGCGTGCGCAAGCTGGACCGCATCGCCGGCGCGCTACTGGGCACCGGCTACAAGAACGGCAGCCCGAAGGCGCTGGAAGAATACCTGAAGATGTACGGCATCATGGCCGAGCGCTGCCACGGCGTGCGCCGGGCCGGCTCCGCCGCGCTGGACCTGGCTTACGTGGCCAGCGGCCGCCTGGACGGCTATTACGAGAAGAGCCTGCAGCCATGGGATATCGCCGCCGGCACGCTGCTGGTGACCGAGGCGGGCGGTATCGCCGGCGAATTCAATGGCGAATCGGACTACATGCGGACCGGCCACGTGATCGCCGGCAGCCCCCGCGTGTTTGGCCAGATGGTCGGTTTACTTGCTGAATTTTCCTGAAATCAACATTTCGTGTAGCTTTGATACAAAAAAAGGCCCTTCGGGGCCTTTTTTATTTCTATTACGAAATTCAGTTTCCCTCAATACTGATATACTGCCTGAGAGAAATTGCCGACCAGTCCGGCCTCATTCAACATTTTCCCTGCCTGCGACTGGCATGGGGCTGTATTCTTCCAGAGCAACTATGTCCTTCTCCCAACTCGGCTTGTCCGATGCGATCGTCCGTGCCGTGACCGAAACGGGTTATACCGCGCCGACGCCCATCCAGACCCAAGCCATTCCCGCCGTGCTGAACGGTGGCGACCTGCTGGCCGGCGCCCAGACCGGTACCGGCAAGACCGCCGGCTTCACGCTGCCCCTGCTGCACCGCTTGTCCACCGACGCGGTCGGCGCCAAGCTGGCGAACAACACCTCGACCCGGTCGATCCGCGCCCTGATCCTGACGCCCACCCGCGAACTGGCCGCCCAGGTCGAGGAAAGCGTGCGCGTGTACGGCAAATACACCAAACTGAACTCGGCCGTGATCTTCGGCGGCGTGTCGATCAATCCGCAGATCAAGCAGCTCAAGCATGGCGTCGACATCCTCGTCGCCACGCCGGGCCGCCTGCTCGACCACATGCAGCAAGGCACCGTGAACCTGGACAAGGTCGAGATCCTGGTGCTGGACGAAGCCGACCGGATGCTGGACATGGGCTTCATCCGCGATATCCGCAAGGTGCTGGCCGCGTTGCCGGCCAAGCGCCAGAACCTGCTGTTCTCGGCCACCTTCTCCGACGAGATCAAGGCGCTGGCCGATGGCCTGCTGGACAAGCCGGCCACGATCGAAGTGGCGCGGCGCAATTCGACGGTGGAAATCATCGCGCAGAAGATCCACCCGGTCGACCGCGACAAGAAACACCCGATGCTGTCGCACCTGATCCGCACGCACAAATGGACGCAGGTGCTGGTATTTACCCGCACCAAGCACGGCGCCAACAAGC belongs to Pseudoduganella albidiflava and includes:
- a CDS encoding DEAD/DEAH box helicase encodes the protein MSFSQLGLSDAIVRAVTETGYTAPTPIQTQAIPAVLNGGDLLAGAQTGTGKTAGFTLPLLHRLSTDAVGAKLANNTSTRSIRALILTPTRELAAQVEESVRVYGKYTKLNSAVIFGGVSINPQIKQLKHGVDILVATPGRLLDHMQQGTVNLDKVEILVLDEADRMLDMGFIRDIRKVLAALPAKRQNLLFSATFSDEIKALADGLLDKPATIEVARRNSTVEIIAQKIHPVDRDKKHPMLSHLIRTHKWTQVLVFTRTKHGANKLVDQLGADGIKAMAIHGNKSQSARTRALAEFKDNTLQVLVATDIAARGIDIDQLPHVVNYDLPNVPEDYVHRIGRTGRAGAKGEAVSLVCVDEHDMLKDIEKLIKQTLPREVIAGFEPDPTARPQPIQLRSGNGPHRNPRAGGNPGGGRGKPGVSRASNGSGGGNSGSARPAAAPGVRSAAPRGGQRPAGNAPSRSGGGGGSGGGNRGGSGGRGR
- a CDS encoding RNA methyltransferase — encoded protein: MPQEITLSTPPSQPPQPPQSLFQRLRVVLVETSRPGNIGSVARAMKTMGFAELVLVNPRVEGALQHEEAVAFASGAQDVLASARIVATMAEALEGINFAAAVSARLREFSPPVHTPREVAVQVAAAAELYPALILGNERFGLPNEIVERCNVLINIPANPGYSSLNLAQAAQVLLYECRMAALDGAVPAASPVGFCGDAASQAQIEGMYAHLEQALVAIGFLDAGNPRKLMPRLKRLFARTGLETEEVNILRGIARQMMAHGRKPEE
- a CDS encoding inositol monophosphatase family protein; its protein translation is MLNTAVKAARRAAAVINRASFDLDRVSFAEKNPNDFVTDVDRAAEEAVIEVLQKAYPSHAFLGEESGTTGNVNDESEFVWIIDPLDGTTNFIHGFPQYAVSIALQQRGVITLGVVYDPVRNELFTAEKGAGAFLNDKRIRVRKLDRIAGALLGTGYKNGSPKALEEYLKMYGIMAERCHGVRRAGSAALDLAYVASGRLDGYYEKSLQPWDIAAGTLLVTEAGGIAGEFNGESDYMRTGHVIAGSPRVFGQMVGLLAEFS
- a CDS encoding EAL domain-containing protein; its protein translation is MSARILIIEDNPTNMELMVYLLRAFGYTPLTASDGEEGVAAARRELPDLIICDVHLPKLDGYGVVSTLKADPATRRIPALAVTALAMVGDRERLLGAGFDGYIGKPIEPDSFVTQLESFLPGEMSPRKTDDIATILIVDDHVLNRQFLMTLLGFSGHRLMEAASGIEALRLMERDRPDLIISDILMPNMDGYEFVARVRDNPETANVPIIFYTATYREREAVAVAQSCGVRWVLPKPSDPDVIMATVQEALGVPAGQADVPDFSAGLAAGLGDSPGDDSKLGGIGHKMAEYLDEVESSTQVISELAHHETPDGETERLRSMTQRLSNSLSSLQAVSLRLTALIELGIDLSAEREPQALVDIGCKVAQNICVAKYACIGVLNSEGEGEGGGLGWFSHCGTAEGAQAVCATPKAGILNRILQERQPVRQHALPGDPAHLGLPEGHPAVHSFLGVPIASGTRVHGWLYLADKLGDDGFSEVDERIAVTVAAQIAVSYENLQLYEEVRRSHAQLQQDMAARNRLTEDLRRFRLAMDATADAIFLVDRANTCFVDVNVTACRMLGFEREDFLLVGQRERGSAPMQLIDLYDKLLAGDQGGAMAELMLHRRDGSLMSVEVQRRTLRSGQNWILVAVARDITERKEAERRLLKLAHFDTLTNLPNRSQLYESLTHSLKQAAEHRWALAVLFLDMDRFKNINDTLGHTIGDELLKQFSSRLVDCLRVRDTIGRFGGDEFAAILMLPEGVQGALPVLEKLREAMRKPFDLQGHEVTVTASIGISVYPDDGQDADTLIKYADTAMYRAKEAGRDAYRFFTAEMNAQSLARLDLENALRRAIDNREFVLYFQPKIDIGTGRISGAEALLRWNRPGHGMVSPALFIPLLEETGLIVRVGAWVIDEACRQIAHWIKSGAGAVQISVNVSGIQFFVGGLEEEVLRALREHDIPPELLELELTESSLMSNAEETITMLQNLKELGIKISIDDFGTGYSSLAYLKRFPIDKLKIDIAFVREVTSNPDDAAIVLAIINMAHSMKLKVIAEGVEKDAQLAYLRRHDCDEMQGYFFSRPVPADDFELMLREKRHLAAPADEVPDDGKPTLLIVDDDAFMLDVLSDFLAQDGYRILTAQTALEGFDILARHNVQVILCDQCMPTMSGTEFMQRVKNLAPDTFRIMLSAYADLTPIMAAINQGAIDRFYTKPWKGAVLRENIREGFRLYSQSRRAQAA
- a CDS encoding esterase/lipase family protein, with protein sequence MVVRILLAIMVVQIAAALAIWYAAARYVPLDLALLLALLSVVLVRGAISANNFRMARKFSSDVPAEHQLDLAARLCLFCGEFRASMLTSSWTMLRHRPAPFFAPEARALPVLLVHGYGCNGGFWAALRARLRCERISHDTVDLEPVTAPLDDYVEHVERAVQRLLAATGAPRVVIVGHSMGGLVARAWLRRHGAAYVARIVTVGTPHHGTGLAALGIGANARQMRQDAEWLAQLAQDDAAHRALVTSIWSWHDNIVAPQTSCRLAGAKNIAFGGIGHVALGSDPRVLCRILDEILTAGPLTRPLSPATIC
- a CDS encoding TIGR00730 family Rossman fold protein, encoding MKSVCVYCGANAGASPLYAERARALAAALVDANLALVYGGGNVGLMGVIADEVLRLGGEVTGVIPTALVEREVGHTGLTRQFIVKDMHERKAMMAQLSDGFIAMPGGLGTLEELFEMLTWSQLGIHDKPIALFNVDGFYDRLIDFVAHAREEGFIHPRNAERMLVEAEPAALVALLKGQRGG
- a CDS encoding TetR/AcrR family transcriptional regulator encodes the protein MLQKAPRRTRERIQELSLRLFNEFGEPNITTTVIAEELSISPGNLYYHFRNKDDIVNSIFVQFEQEIERILHVPAGRRSNIEDVWQYLHLMFELIWRYRFFYRDLNDLLSRNRKLELHFKQILAHKIKVARQLCEDLRSEGALEANDVKIDAMATNMVVVATYWLSYEYVRNPRKYTEQQSMADALARGCYQVLIQVEPYLRGETLARFQKLSDDYLKKLNK